The Leptospira paudalimensis region TGGTGGAACCAAAGGTCATTCCCAATTTAGCCATCATCGGTGCAGGTGCGATTGGTGTTGAATTTGCTGATTTTTATGCAAGTATGGGATCTAAAGTCACCATCATCGAATACCAAGACCACCTACTTCCGAATGAGGACAAAGAAATCTCTGGGATACTCGAACGTAGTTTTAAAAAACGAGGGATTGAACAGTATTTGAGTTATGGTGTGGAGACAGCAACTGTTTCTGAGAAAGGCGTTGAACTCACGTTACTTGATAGAAATTCCGCTAAAAAAGAGAAATTAAACTTTGATAAGGTGATTGTGGGTGTGGGGATCACTCCAAATACAACTGCCATTGGCCTCGATGCGATTGGAGTGAAATTAAAAAATGGGTTTGTGGAATATGTAGGAAACTATAGATCCACCATAGATCATATTTATGCGATCGGTGATTGTATTCCGACACCTTCGCTTGCCCATGTGGCAAGTGCGGAAGGGATTCGTGCGGCAGAGGACATCTCCATTCGTATGGGAAATCCTCATCACATCCAAATCCAACGTTTGAATTATGCATACATACCAGGTTGTACGTACTGCCATCCAGAAGTGGCGAGTGTGGGTCTTAGTGAAGACAAAGCAAAAGCAATGGGACACGACATTAAGGTAGGTAAATTTCCGTTTACTGCGAGTGGACGTGCCCAAGCACAAGGGGATACAACGGGAATGGTAAAAATTGTGTCCGATGCCAAACATGGTGAAATTTTAGGAGCACATATCATTGGGCCTGGAGCAACTGAACTCATCGCAGAACTGACACTAGGTGCCAATATGGAAATTACTGTGAGGGAACTTGCCAATACCATCCATGCTCATCCCACACTTGCGGAAGGGATTATGGAAAGTGCTGCAGCAGTACTTGGTGAGGCGATTAATATTTAAGAGAGTGTGTAAGGGAATTAGAATCCACCCACTTGTGAATTCTATATGAAAGAACCTATCCAGACGATCTTACATACAGTTGGCCACAGGCCATGGCCCATTCCTAACCCTTCCTGGTTTTGGTACCAAGAATGGAACGAAGTTATTTTTTTGCATTACCAAGTGAATGGGAAACGGTTACGAGAACTTGTTCCTCAGCATTTGGAATTGGATCAGTTTGATGGCGAACATTGGGTATCAGTAGTTGCCTTTACTATGGATCGAGTACGTCCAAGGTTTACCTTCCCCATCCCATTCCTTTCCACTTTTCATGAAGTGAATCTACGTACCTATGTGACACGTGATGGCAAACCTGGTGTGTATTTTCTCAGTATTGAAGCAGAAAAAATCCTACCAACAATTTTTGCGAGGTTGGCTTCGGGACTACCATACCAACATTCTCCGATCATTCGGACAAACGATTCTTACACATTGCGTGGGAAACGTTGTGAGATTGGAATTGAATTTTTAAAGAAAGACAGAATCGACTTTCCCTCTCCCAAAGAACTTTGGCTTACGGAACGGTATTCATTGTACAGAGGGAAAAACCCAGAGGAAACAGCAATGGATGTGCACCACAAACCTTGGGAATTATTCCAAGTGGAATTTTCGAAACTAAACCTTCGTTATGCGGCCTACGATGGGTTAGTCAATTTTGGGAATCCAAACCTAAGCCATTATTCTCCGGGAGTGCAGGTACTCGCTTGGTTGTGAAAGAAATGGGAAGAGGTTTCGTAAGCCACACCCGGTCCCAAAATTACTTCGCAGTTTAAAGTTGTGCTATTTCACTAATCCCGATATGATATCGCACTCTATGGACTAGTTTTTAGCTTATATCGACTATTTTTTAGTTGATAATCATTGGTAGATTGATACAAATTAGCAATGATCCTTGATGGAATATTTGGAAATAAAACTGCATCGAGAGTATTGTTGCACCTATTTCATTACAATGAAATTCATTCGGCCGCAATTGCGAAAGACTATGGCGTAGCATCTACACCTATCCGAATGCAATTGGAAAGATTCGAAAAAACTGGTATCATTGTTGCTAAAAATGTAGGAAGAACCAGGGTTTTTTCCTTTAATCAAAAATCCCCTTTCGTTAAACCAATAAAGGCTATTCTAGAGATATTTTATCATTCTTTAACAATGGAAGAAAAGGAAAAAATATTCTCCACAAGAAGAAGACCTCGCGAAAAGGGAAAACCAATTTATGGAAGAACCTAATTGGTTAGAAGTTAATGAGGAAGAGCTTTGGAAATTTGTTGGATGGCATCTTGCATATCAAGGAATCCAATCGGTTTTAGTTGGAGGTGCAGTTGTTGCTATCTATTCTAAAGGTGCATATCGTTCCGGTGATTTAGATTTAGTTGAACCTCTATTATCAAAATCATCTGAAATTCAAACTATAATGGAAAGCATAGGTTTTAAAAAAGTAAATCGCCATTTTGTTCATCCAAAGTGCAAACATTTATACATTGAATTCGTTTCTGCACCAGTATCGATTGGAGATGATTATAAAATTGTTCCAGATGAAAAAGAATTTCATGGTAAAATTCTAAAGATTTTGTCACCTACTGATTGTATTAAAGATAGACTTGCTTCTTACCTACATTTTAACGCACGTGAATGTTTAGACCAAGCTTTACTCGTTGCAAAGAATCAAAGATTTGATTTACAAAAAGTGAAAGAATGGTGTTTGAATGAATCTAGTAATGGAAAAGAAGTTTTTGATGAGTTTGTAAATCTGTATCATAAATAAATTCTTACCTAGGAACTTGTCCGATCCCCGTGAATATAATTCGAGAATATTTCAAGTTAATCAAAAATCAGATTTAGTTTCGAAACCTAACTATAAATAGTAAACAAAACAAAGTGAAAAAATACCTATCCATTTCCTTTTCTCTCCTAACCCTTCTTCTGTTCCAATGTTCGACTTCCGATCCCAAAACGTTGGAAGCAGATGTGTTGACTGACACAAATTACGGATACTTTCGATGGACCAATTCCATCCGAGATGGTTATGTAGTGGTTGAGACTAAAGTATTCCAAGATCCAAAGGGATGCCATGGGGAATACAATTGTTCATCTCAGGACCATATCAAAAAGTTTGTGAATCTCCGGCCGTCTGATCCTTCCTTTGCGATCCCTCTAAAACTAGGAGAGTATTATGCGATCACAAAACTTCGGTATGGTGATGTTTCCTTCTTTCGTTGTAAGGTAAGTGATCTAACAATTTATCATGGCTTTCAATTTAGAGAACCCTATGATCCAAAAAATCCAACGGTTCCTTACACCTCGAACACATGTGAATTTTTAAGGGAAGACAAAGTGGTTTGCCCTTCCATTCAGATGACGAAAAAAAGCATTCAGGAAATTAAACTGTCAGAAGGTGAGACCAGAGGGAAATCAATATCGTTTCGGCATCTTTTGGAACCGAATATTCTATTATCCACAATCAGTTTGTTCTATTGTGGGCCGGTATTGAGCCAGATAGATTTTTTTACGGTAGAGGAGAGAAGGTATTGAGAAGGGGGGTGAGTGATCGGGGAATGTATCGTCTCAATGGCAATTGCAATGCTCCAAATGAATATTGAAGCAACGAATGTTGATTTGATTCACTGACTTCTTTAAAAACCCATCGCTTCCTGATTTTAGAATAGACTTTAAGATCTGTCAGTTGTAGTTTATCCCTCGGACATTCCGAATCAAAGGGAAATAAAAATGAAATATCCATTGCAAAGGGCACTATCCTTTTTCTTCGTCTGTTTTCTCACAACTTGTTCTACAACTTCAGAAAATATAGCGAAAATGTCGGATGAAGAACTGATCCAAGAGTTATCCTCTCGGTCATATCGTTTTTATTTGGAAACAATAGATGCAAAAAATAAAGTTAAAATTCCCGCTATAAAAATGAACGGGAAGGGGCAATACTTGCCTGGAGACTTACTAAAAGTTTGTTCAATTAAAAAATTGAAATACTTGTCGATCGAGTCAGGTGAATTGCCTGATTTCAGCCTTGAAGAAATTCGGGCATGTAAAAATTCTAACGTAGATACAATTCTAATAGACAATATCAAACTAAATAATTTTCAGATTTGTGAAATTGCGAAAGGTTTGAAGGCTCCAAAGATAAGAATTGATTTTAATTATATTCCTTTGACAGATTCAGAACTTACTTGTGTTTCACAAATACAAAATTTGGATACTTTTATCGTTTGGGAAGGTGCCAAAATTACTGATGAAGGAATGTGCCAATTTTCTCAGAATGCAAAAAATCTTACATTCCTTCGAATGGATGATATTGATTTTCTAACAAAAAAAAGTACGGATTGTATGTTAAACCTACCCTCTCTCAAAGACGTTATGTTAAAAAGGTGGAAACATGTTCCTGAGAGCCAAATGGAGAAGTTTGTCTCTGCCTATGAAGCAAAACACAAACGAAAGATTGAAGCCTCCATTTACGATCCAGTTGGTTATGAAAAACCATAATCGGTTTAGAATATTGTCATGAAAAAGATTTGCCTACTAATTGTATTGTTTCCGCTAATCCTACTAGAGGCGGAGAAACCGAATTTAAACAAAAGTTACCGTGGGATTCGTTTTTATCCAATCAGGCAAGAACAAGTGGAATCTCTTGTCATCTATGTTCCGAAAATGACGGAGAGATCTGATTCAGTGCAGGAACAATTCAAATATCCAATCACCTTTTTCAAGGCTGATTGCAAAGAAGTTTCCGAATGTTTTTCTCTACTGATCGATGTATCTATCATTGATGATTCAATGAAATCTTTTGATGAAATAGTTTCCGAGTCAAAACAAAAAGACTTTCGATTGACTCCTACTTCGCTGCCTCATTGGAAACAGTATCTTCGCTACACAACAGAGCCCATGGAGATCCTTTATGGCCCAGGTGAAATCATTGGAAGCAAGGTAATCGCCTTTTATTACCATAAAAAATACCAAAAAACATATCGTATCACGATCAATATGATCTACACTCCAAATTTTTCAGAGAGAGATTGGAGTGAAATTACCAATCATGCAGTTTCCATTCTGAATAGTGTTACAATTCGATAGATTGTCAATGTCTCGGAATCCAGATGAAGATAGGTTACTACAAGACCAAACAATCTAAGCGCGATGGAATTATATCACCAAGCAGCGTCTCTCTGGGCAACATGTCGCAAGGAATTTGGTTCTGCAGTTCCTGATAATTTTGTTGATTTTGTTAAAAATCATAAAAATAGTATCGAAATCAAGCCAGGGAGTGTTATGTATGTTACGGGTAACGACACAATTATGAATGCTTATGCAAAGGCAAATGGTAAAGAGTGGTATAGGGATACCTTTGAAGATACTAATCCTAATATCACTCGCGACCAAGCTTATGTGAAAATTGCAGACGCCATGAAAACAACCACATCCAATTCAGTGATGATTCGTATTACTAGTGGACATACAATTTCCATTCATCGAGATGGTCCAGGGAGTGATTGGATAGTAAAAGATACAGGGCATAGTAATATTAATGGATCGATTGTAGATCCGAATGATATTAAGAATTCTATTTTGTATACAAAGGAGACTTACAGACTGAAAACTCCAGAAAGTATTGCTTTTCCCGTATACTCAAAGAAATAAACATGAAATATTTTGAATGTCTAATACTAGTCGGTTTATTCGCAGTTTCTGGTCAATGTAATACATCACAAAAAATAGAAGTGGATCAGAAACTGAATTCTACTTTGATCGTAAGTGATTTACAAAGCAAAGGATATGATGTAGAAATTAATTCTTACAAAGGAATCCATTCCTATGTGACGGCATATCCAAATACGAAGATGATTGATGGAGATTTACGGAAAATTTGCAGTTTGCCAAATCTTAGAAATTTGATAATAGACAATAATAAAATTGCAGAATCTTTTTTTAATCAACTAGACGAATGTAATCTTAGTGAAATGAAGCTTTTGAGTCTAAAGGATGTTGCAATTAAAAATGGCTTATTTTGCCAATTATCTGAAAAAAATCAGTTTCACAACAATCTTGGCTTCGTGAATACAAATATCAATGATGAAGACCTAAACTGTCTTAAGAGATTTGAATTTATAGAAGAATTGAGTTTCCAAGGACCTTTGAAGAAATTTACTAATGAAGCTTTTTGTAATTTATGCAAAAGCGATATGAAAATAAAAAGCTTTCACCTAACCAATATCGAATTGTCACCTAAAGAATTTAATTGCCTCCTTGATTTAAAAGGCGTGGAATTTTTCGGTTTTAAAAAAATTAAAGGCCGCACCGCTAGTGATATGAAAAAATTAGAGGATTTGTATTTCAAAAAAAACGGTCGTAAAGTGACTGTTGATGTTTTTGAATATGATTCTCCTTAAATAAACGGAGTTTAAAATCGCATTGGTAGCGTAACAAATTCGAGAAATTTGCCTTCACTGCATTGGTTTGATGGTTCCATCCGCAAAGGAATAGGTTGCTGTCTATAAAAGTAGCTCTGATTTTGAATACACTTCTTTAGTGATTTAAGAATCTTTTAGGTCAAAACTAGTTTTTGTTATGGAGCCGTTGGGAATGCCTATGGCATTAATTTCATTATACGTTGAGAAATAAGATTTTCGTTCCATTGTTCGGTAGGAAGATTACTTACCAGATAAAAATTGAACGGGAATATCCAAGCCATTGCCGGCTTAAAAATCATAAATCGTAATGGAAAGGTTAGGTCAAATTTCTACCATTTACTTCTCCCTTACCTACACTTGCATGTAATTGCCTGTTTTATGAATGAGTGTGGTATCTCCATCCACAATTTTCCATACAAACAAAAATCCATCACCTCCATCGGAAACGACGATTTTCGATTTTTCCGATAGAAGGTTTTGGTTCCCAATGGTTCCTTAATGAAAAAAAATTTCTTGGCATCAACCCAGCCTTGGCTAACATCTTCGTGGCGAATTTGGAAAAAAGCTGGGTTGTTTTGTAATTTGTTTGGTGGGCTTTGTTCCAGACAACGGCCAAATTTTAATCTTGATATTGTATTTAGGGTCTTAGAGTCTTCTTTTGGTTCTGATTTGATTTCCAGGTCATCGGCAATTTTGTACAGGTAAGGGAATTCACAATCAGCAGAGAGTGGGAATTGGAAGAGAAAATAAAGAGAGAAAAGAAGTGAAAAGACTTTTTTCATAGAGAGAGTATAGGCGATGGTGCAAATAAAATTAAGAGTATCAATCAGCTTGGTAGTATGATATTTAGAGTAAGTTAAGAACTGGTGACTCAATTGAAAACAAAATATGTGATTGTCATTTTCC contains the following coding sequences:
- a CDS encoding YqjF family protein, producing MKEPIQTILHTVGHRPWPIPNPSWFWYQEWNEVIFLHYQVNGKRLRELVPQHLELDQFDGEHWVSVVAFTMDRVRPRFTFPIPFLSTFHEVNLRTYVTRDGKPGVYFLSIEAEKILPTIFARLASGLPYQHSPIIRTNDSYTLRGKRCEIGIEFLKKDRIDFPSPKELWLTERYSLYRGKNPEETAMDVHHKPWELFQVEFSKLNLRYAAYDGLVNFGNPNLSHYSPGVQVLAWL
- a CDS encoding winged helix-turn-helix domain-containing protein, with the protein product MILDGIFGNKTASRVLLHLFHYNEIHSAAIAKDYGVASTPIRMQLERFEKTGIIVAKNVGRTRVFSFNQKSPFVKPIKAILEIFYHSLTMEEKEKIFSTRRRPREKGKPIYGRT
- the lpdA gene encoding dihydrolipoyl dehydrogenase, whose protein sequence is MSNSNHFQVIVIGGGPGGYVAAIRAAQLGLQTCVVERDKLGGVCLNWGCIPTKALLESAHVLEHLREASKFGISADNIKADFEAIIKRSRSVADQMAKGVEFLMKKNKVTVVNGEASFTNAKTIEVKSNTGETSSLTADYFILAVGAKNKSLPFLPFDGKRVLSAREAMVEPKVIPNLAIIGAGAIGVEFADFYASMGSKVTIIEYQDHLLPNEDKEISGILERSFKKRGIEQYLSYGVETATVSEKGVELTLLDRNSAKKEKLNFDKVIVGVGITPNTTAIGLDAIGVKLKNGFVEYVGNYRSTIDHIYAIGDCIPTPSLAHVASAEGIRAAEDISIRMGNPHHIQIQRLNYAYIPGCTYCHPEVASVGLSEDKAKAMGHDIKVGKFPFTASGRAQAQGDTTGMVKIVSDAKHGEILGAHIIGPGATELIAELTLGANMEITVRELANTIHAHPTLAEGIMESAAAVLGEAINI